A stretch of DNA from Candidatus Dojkabacteria bacterium:
TAGACAAGTAAGAAACCACCCCGGAAACGTTATTATTTCTTGGGTTTTGACGACACACCTTTTCGTTTCTTTTTTATGGAAAACTCCAACTTGGAAACCTGTACTTTTATATCCATCAATCTTGCAGTTAGATCATCAAGTTTCTCCTTTTCTATCGAGCCTAAATCCTCCTGAATCGTCAATAGTGCATGTAATCTTACGGCGCTATTATATGCAATTCTAAAATAATATGTTGAGCCTCCTGGATTCGGGGCTTCGAGTCCTTGCGAAACATTACCCAATAATGTTAACGAAGATTGCCTAAGATTTGTTCTTGATATTGGCTCACTATCAAAATAACCATCATTGGTTATTCTGTAAATGTCAACCACGAAAGCTTTTACCGTCTTCCATAAAGGAGTAGATCTAGCGTCCCATTCTTGTTTTTTAGCCATTGTAAGTATAAAGAAAATTACATTAATTCTGCTAGTGATAAGCGCGCACTTTACAAAAGCTAACTACAGTTTAAACGATAAATTGCTATAAATTCTTAACAGGAAATTAATAAAAGTTGACGTTATGACGAGTTATATCCGGGACAAATTGATTGACCAAATAACTGACAGGCTAATTGTTTAAAATGACTTTATCAGAGGTGACTTACTTTTTAATATATCCAAGATCCAACATAAAATCTATAAGCTCTCGCATAACAGTTGCTGCATTATTACTCTCCCCCCCATCCTCTATGAAGACAACGAAACTATATTGCGGATTTTCCGCAGGAAAATACCCGGTAACCCAGGCGTGCGTATGCTCATAATACCCCTTTTCGTTTATAAGACCGAATTCCGCAGTTCCTGTTTTTGCGGCAACCCTAACCTCAGAA
This window harbors:
- a CDS encoding four helix bundle protein, which produces MAKKQEWDARSTPLWKTVKAFVVDIYRITNDGYFDSEPISRTNLRQSSLTLLGNVSQGLEAPNPGGSTYYFRIAYNSAVRLHALLTIQEDLGSIEKEKLDDLTARLMDIKVQVSKLEFSIKKKRKGVSSKPKK